In the Erythrolamprus reginae isolate rEryReg1 chromosome 13, rEryReg1.hap1, whole genome shotgun sequence genome, one interval contains:
- the CFAP126 gene encoding protein Flattop isoform X1 → MATHFSSGQYEDAYNPRNLQSWSLPKVTKTHPSAREGFTQIIANDRGHLLPSIPRSKASPWGTYMTTWDMPLKIPPAKVSLTSRSMDAAARLTEWMNKSAALSQACNGLCPEIVGKPSIPVIKEAVTKPARSSGKTSERPISGKMPAFEEAGSRVGASPSGPLSRQPGSMDLRLKDVAGPDAQDAYELEAKPPKERPPGDDIPLSRQPGCMDLRLKDTSPQLPGSNRPGSREPTPRRTISAEAPPSGRPRSREARVKGLGTPEPLSPCRPGSLEVNPRGVSPCRLGSLEPNPRPGSLEVNPRGDRSPEAFPSSRPLTKSRQGLEAPKTGGAERNTSRPLPST, encoded by the exons CATCCTTCAGCCAGGGAAGGATTTACTCAAATTATAGCCAATGACAGAGGCCACTTGCTACCTTCCATCCCACGCTCTAAG GCTTCCCCGTGGGGTACCTATATGACCACTTGGGATATGCCCCTCAAAATCCCACCGGCCAAGGTCTCGCTCACCTCCCGGTCTATGGATGCAGCCGCCCGGCTCACTGAATGGATGAATAAATCGGCAGCCTTAAGCCAAGCTTGCAACGGATTGTGCCCAGAAATTGTCGGCAAG CCCTCCATCCCTGTGATCAAGGAAGCAGTCACGAAACCTGCTCGGTCCTCCGGTAAGACGTCCGAGCGGCCCATCTCCGGGAAGATGCCGGCATTCGAAGAGGCCGGGTCCCGGGTAGGGGCGTCCCCCAGCGGCCCTCTCTCCCGCCAGCCCGGCAGCATGGACCTCCGGCTGAAAGACGTCGCCGGGCCCGACGCCCAGGACGCCTACGAATTGGAGGCCAAGCCGCCCAAGGAGAGGCCCCCTGGCGACGACATCCCGCTCTCTCGCCAACCAGGTTGCATGGATCTGCGCCTGAAGGACACCAGCCCCCAGCTGCCTGGCTCCAACCGCCCCGGCTCGCGGGAGCCTACCCCGAGGCGGACGATCTCCGCCGAGGCCCCTCCATCGGGCCGGCCCCGGTCCCGGGAAGCGAGAGTCAAAGGTTTAGGGACCCCCGAGCCTTTGTCTCCCTGCCGCCCGGGGTCTCTGGAGGTCAACCCACGGGGCGTCTCGCCCTGCCGCCTGGGGTCCCTGGAACCGAACCCTCGCCCGGGCTCTCTGGAGGTCAACCCTCGAGGGGACCGCTCGCCCGAGGCTTTCCCCTCCAGCCGGCCACTGACGAAGAGCAGGCAGGGGTTGGAGGCGCCGAAGACGGGAGGCGCCGAACGGAACACGTCCCGACCCCTTCCCTccacataa
- the CFAP126 gene encoding protein Flattop isoform X2: MATHFSSGQYEDAYNPRNLQSWSLPKVTKTASPWGTYMTTWDMPLKIPPAKVSLTSRSMDAAARLTEWMNKSAALSQACNGLCPEIVGKPSIPVIKEAVTKPARSSGKTSERPISGKMPAFEEAGSRVGASPSGPLSRQPGSMDLRLKDVAGPDAQDAYELEAKPPKERPPGDDIPLSRQPGCMDLRLKDTSPQLPGSNRPGSREPTPRRTISAEAPPSGRPRSREARVKGLGTPEPLSPCRPGSLEVNPRGVSPCRLGSLEPNPRPGSLEVNPRGDRSPEAFPSSRPLTKSRQGLEAPKTGGAERNTSRPLPST, from the exons GCTTCCCCGTGGGGTACCTATATGACCACTTGGGATATGCCCCTCAAAATCCCACCGGCCAAGGTCTCGCTCACCTCCCGGTCTATGGATGCAGCCGCCCGGCTCACTGAATGGATGAATAAATCGGCAGCCTTAAGCCAAGCTTGCAACGGATTGTGCCCAGAAATTGTCGGCAAG CCCTCCATCCCTGTGATCAAGGAAGCAGTCACGAAACCTGCTCGGTCCTCCGGTAAGACGTCCGAGCGGCCCATCTCCGGGAAGATGCCGGCATTCGAAGAGGCCGGGTCCCGGGTAGGGGCGTCCCCCAGCGGCCCTCTCTCCCGCCAGCCCGGCAGCATGGACCTCCGGCTGAAAGACGTCGCCGGGCCCGACGCCCAGGACGCCTACGAATTGGAGGCCAAGCCGCCCAAGGAGAGGCCCCCTGGCGACGACATCCCGCTCTCTCGCCAACCAGGTTGCATGGATCTGCGCCTGAAGGACACCAGCCCCCAGCTGCCTGGCTCCAACCGCCCCGGCTCGCGGGAGCCTACCCCGAGGCGGACGATCTCCGCCGAGGCCCCTCCATCGGGCCGGCCCCGGTCCCGGGAAGCGAGAGTCAAAGGTTTAGGGACCCCCGAGCCTTTGTCTCCCTGCCGCCCGGGGTCTCTGGAGGTCAACCCACGGGGCGTCTCGCCCTGCCGCCTGGGGTCCCTGGAACCGAACCCTCGCCCGGGCTCTCTGGAGGTCAACCCTCGAGGGGACCGCTCGCCCGAGGCTTTCCCCTCCAGCCGGCCACTGACGAAGAGCAGGCAGGGGTTGGAGGCGCCGAAGACGGGAGGCGCCGAACGGAACACGTCCCGACCCCTTCCCTccacataa